The Oryza glaberrima chromosome 9, OglaRS2, whole genome shotgun sequence genome includes a window with the following:
- the LOC127783975 gene encoding U11/U12 small nuclear ribonucleoprotein 31 kDa protein, whose protein sequence is MAMASKRGEKKPQARMSRRRQQPGSDSDGEDDSFLYRYPLPSAAAPGASGPSSHGGKPGGGGGSGGLAPSKSTVYVSNLDFALTNSDLHTLFSRFGRVARVTVLKDRDSRRSRGVAFVLFVRREDAAAAAAEMHGKVLNGRTLSASIAEDNGRAAEFIRRRVYRDKSRCYECGEEGHLSYECPRNQLGPRERPPPSKKSRRGGGSGGGGGGGGGGRGASWQSDDEDSAAAFEDDRWASVVDTRGEEEKAAGKGEGKAMKKEKRKGYFSDESDEDED, encoded by the coding sequence ATGGCAATGGCATCCAAACGAGGGGAAAAGAAACCGCAGGCCAGAATgtctcgccggcggcagcagccgggctccgactccgacggcgaggacgacagCTTCCTCTACCGCTACccgctcccctccgccgccgctcccggcgcCTCGGGGCCCTCCTCGCACGGCGGcaagcccggcggcggcggcggctcgggcggccTCGCGCCGTCCAAGTCGACGGTGTACGTGTCCAACCTCGACTTCGCGCTCACCAACTCCGACCTCCACACCCTCTTCTCCCGCTTCGGCCGCGTCGCCCGCGTCACCGTCCTCAAGGACCGGGACTCCCGCCGCAGCCGGGGCGTGGCCTTCGTCCTCTTCGTCCGCCgtgaggacgccgccgccgccgccgccgagatgcACGGCAAGGTCCTCAACGGCCGCACCCTCTCCGCCTCCATCGCGGAGGACaacggccgcgccgccgagttcatccgccgccgcgtctACCGCGACAAGTCCCGCTGCTACGAGTGCGGCGAGGAGGGCCACCTCTCCTACGAGTGCCCTCGCAACCAGCTCGGCCCCCGcgagaggccgccgccgtctaaGAAatcgcggcgcggcggcggcagcggcggtggtggaggaggcggcggaggcggtcgcGGGGCTTCCTGGCAGTCGGATGATGAGGATAGCGCCGCGGCGTTCGAGGACGACAGGTGGGCGTCAGTGGTGGAtacgagaggggaggaggagaaggcagcTGGGAAGGGCGAGGGGAAGGCGatgaagaaggagaagaggaaaggCTACTTCAGCGACGAGAGCGATGAGGATGAGGACTGA
- the LOC127783976 gene encoding uncharacterized protein LOC127783976 — protein MEMDGVKQFRFQIDMQCRCMGCIRKIEKAMGCIGSVTGVETSVADVDTGIVAVAGKVNPTMLCHWLKRRIRKDVKIVYPDQQVQNSKQKLIMVLGSSSNAKGAHNTPSALPIQDHMSWDSVPPIVQSNHQSLPLIEQKIRELEKVRDMLKIQNLETELGAVRCELKQSREAINGSKKAVMDSALNQLEAYHKLEALSHSPYESCYPIQ, from the exons ATGGAGATG GATGGAGTGAAGCAATTCAGGTTCCAAATCGACATGCAGTGCCGCTGCATGGGTTGCATCAGGAAGATCGAGAAGGCAATGGGTTGCATCGGAAGCGTCACTG GAGTCGAAACTTCAGTAGCAGATGTTGATACAGGGATTGTGGCAGTGGCCGGGAAGGTGAATCCAACAATGCTTTGTCACTGGCTCAAGAGGAGGATAAGGAAAGACGTCAAAATTGTGTACCCTGATCAACAAGTTCAGAACAGCAAGCAG AAACTGATAATGGTTCTAGGGAGCAGTTCCAATGCTAAGGGTGCACATAATACACCATCAGCTCTACCAATACAAGATCATATGTCCTGGGACTCAGTACCACCAATAGTTCAATCAAACCATCAGAGCTTGCCTTTGATCGAGCAGAAGATCAGGGAACTCGAGAAGGTCAGGGACATGCTGAAGATTCAGAACCTGGAGACAGAGCTGGGTGCTGTCAGGTGTGAGCTTAAACAGTCGCGGGAAGCTATCAATGGTAGTAAGAAGGCTGTGATGGATAGTGCTCTGAATCAGCTGGAAGCCTATCATAAACTAGAAGCACTAAGTCACTCACCATATGAGTCATGCTACCCTATTCAATAA
- the LOC127783977 gene encoding uncharacterized protein LOC127783977, with amino-acid sequence MSIAKRYVLRLFISLKYVTANVVDRQSGRVVLTASSVEKPLRDGLECGRTCNAKAAAAVGEVLAMRLKVDGLAREPIHADATKEVEKKGFKNRTKVWAILNALREHGVNLRLDDDGDHRPHV; translated from the coding sequence ATGTCGATCGCCAAGCGGTACGTGCTGCGCCTGTTCATCTCGCTCAAGTACGTGACGGCGAACGTGGTGGACCGCCAGAGCGGGCGCGTCGTGCTGACCGCGTCCTCTGTGGAGAAGCCCCTCCGGGACGGGCTCGAGTGCGGCCGCACCTGCAACGCcaaggccgccgctgccgtcgggGAGGTGCTCGCCATGCGCCTCAAGGTGGACGGCCTGGCACGTGAGCCCATACACGCTGACGCCACcaaggaggtggagaagaaggggttCAAGAACCGCACCAAGGTCTGGGCCATCCTCAACGCGCTGCGCGAACACGGCGTCAACCTCCgccttgacgacgacggcgatcatAGGCCACACGTCTGA
- the LOC127783968 gene encoding uncharacterized protein LOC127783968, translating to MGKQQPQPPPAAMSAPPRKRKKKGRPSLLDLQKRTLRLEKLQEPQPPPPPQPRRSTRRNPAGLDSGDEGTAPGGRREKKLRLVMGLPDGSAKGEKTRKATDGSEEPSDSGPTTPLPDKKLLVFVLDRLQKKDTYGVFSDPVDPEELPDYHDIIKHPMDFSTIRKKLNKGAYGNLEQFEDDVFLLTSNAMCYNSPDTIYYRQARAIQELAKKDFENLRQDSDASGPEPELEIKPDPEPKPQPRRGRPPNKNTIKQKVGKPPVERATADFSGATLASVGNSGHRTQPPFDLQRQVMNGSFIADVLRASFASRNNGYNWSNERKLERIEDYSGSMGKWSAKSGKKPILTEESSRSTYCQPQPSSSIYELPVSSSYNETRKLLVPVGVQLQQSYPRSLARFAAQLGPVAWEIASKRIERALPPGTKFGRGWVGDGEAPNATQPPVLTTSSTALIHPSSTETSSEQPTHNGPPSSSHSAGPQPSSAPYASSTVTTHRVNCQSLPSQQHGSVPQVAAERGEHGAEVKGNHNNLHERPAIQHTVNGFSAVSGSNIFPSAAQMVANRMQTHTAD from the exons ATGGGcaagcagcagccgcagccgccaccggcggcgatgtcggcgccACCGCGGAAGCGGAAGAAGAAGGGGCGGCCCTCCCTCCTCGACCTCCAGAAGCGGACCCTCCGCCTCGAGAAGCTGCAGGagccgcagccgccaccgcccccgcaGCCGCGGCGGTCCACGCGGAGGAACCCCGCCGGCCTCGACTCCGGCGACGAGGGGACGGcacccggcggccgccgcgagaAGAAGCTCCGCCTCGTCATGGGCCTCCCCGACGGATCGGCCAAG GGAGAAAAGACGAGGAAAGCGACGGATGGGAGTGAAG AGCCGTCAGATTCCGGGCCCACGACACCTTTGCCGGACAAAAAGTTGTTAGTCTTCGTCCTTGATAGGCTGCAGAA GAAGGACACATATGGTGTATTCTCTGACCCTGTTGACCCCGAAGAG CTGCCTGATTACCATGATATTATCAAGCATCCAATGGATTTTTCAACAATTCGGAAGAAGCTCAATAAAGGGGCTTATGGCAACTTGGAGCAATTTGAG GATGATGTATTCTTGTTAACCTCAAATGCGATGTGCTACAATTCACCAGATACAATATACTATCGACAG GCACGGGCTATCCAAGAGCTTGCCAAGAAGGACTTTGAGAACCTTAGGCAGGATAGTGATGCAAGTGGGCCAGAACCAGAACTGGAAATTAAACCAGATCCTGAACCAAAGCCACAACCACGGAGGGGCAGGCCTCCAAATAAGAACACTATCAAACAGAAAGTTGGGAAGCCACCGGTAGAACGCGCTACTGCAGACTTTTCTGGAGCAACACTCGCTAGTGTTGGAAATAGTGGACATCGTACGCAGCCACCATTTGATCTGCAACGGCAAGTAATGAATGGATCCTTTATTGCAGATGTACTGAGAGCTTCTTTTGCCAGTCGAAATAATGGATACAATTGGTCTAACGAGCGCAAATTGGAAAGAATTGAAGATTACTCag GGTCTATGGGTAAATGGTCAGCAAAAAGTGGGAAAAAACCAATTCTGACAGAAGAAAGTAGCCGAAGCACTTATTGTCAGCCTCAACCTTCGAGTTCAATATATGAGCTGCCGGTGTCGTCCTCATACAACGAGACAAGGAAGCTGCTAGTTCCA GTTGGGGTTCAGTTGCAGCAGTCCTATCCCCGCAGCTTGGCACGTTTTGCTGCGCAGCTAGGTCCTGTCGCTTGGGAGATTGCGTCCAAACGAATTGAACGTGCCCTTCCCCCAGGAACAAAGTTTGGCCGTGGGTGGGTAGGAGACGGTGAAGCACCGAACGCAACTCAGCCACCAGTGCTTACTACATCTTCAACAGCCTTGATACACCCAAGTAGTACAGAAACATCAAGTGAGCAGCCAACTCATAACGGTCCGCCCAGCTCAAGCCATTCAGCAGGACCTCAGCCATCTTCCGCACCATATGCCTCTTCTACAGTCACAACTCATAGGGTCAATTGCCAGTCATTACCAAGCCAGCAACATGGATCAGTGCCACAGGTTGCAGCAGAAAGAGGTGAGCATGGTGCTGAGGTGAAGGGCAACCATAATAATCTTCATGAACGGCCAGCCATTCAGCACACTGTTAATGGCTTCAGTGCTGTTTCAG GATCAAACATATTCCCTTCTGCGGCACAGATGGTGGCGAATCGGATGCAGACACATACAGCtgattag
- the LOC127783966 gene encoding G-type lectin S-receptor-like serine/threonine-protein kinase SD1-13 — protein sequence MDWPASASTCIAFVFLISWPSLCASDDRLAIGKTLSPGATLVSDGGAFAMGFFSPSSNSTNATSSGLYLGIWYNNIPKLTVVWVADQAAPIADHPSSPASTLAVARDGNLVLSDGATGRVLWKTNVTAGVNSSASSGGGVGAVAVLANSGNLVLRLPDGTALWETFEHPGNAFLPGMKIGVTYRTRGGVRLVSWKGATDPSPGNFSFGGDPDRPLQVVIWKGSRVYWRTNPWKGYMVDSNYQKGGRSAIYTAVVSTDEEIYAAFTLSDGAPPMQYTLGYAGDLRLQSWSNETSSWATLAKYPTRACSVFGSCGPFGYCGDVTATASTCYCLPGFEPASAAGWSRGEFTLGCRRREAVRCGDGFVAVANLKLPDWYLHVGNRSYDECAAECRRNCSCVAYAYANLTGSSTRDATRCLVWGGDLVDMEKVVGTWGDFGETLYLRLAGAGMKPRTSALRFALPIVLASVLIPICILICAPKIKEIIKKKYGENNKRRALRVLSISDELGQEIPAKDLEFPFVEYDKILVATDNFSEASLIGKGGFGKVYKGVLDGREVAVKRLSSWSEQGIVEFRNEVVLIAKLQHRNLVRLVGCSIEGDEKLLIYEYMPNKSLDASLFKGKIKSVLDWSTRFKIVKGIARGLLYLHQDSRLTIIHRDLKASNILLDAEMNPKISDFGMARIFGNNQQKEVTKRVVGTYGYMAPEYAMGGIFSMKSDVYSFGILLLEIVSGSKISSIDLIEDSPNLPVYAWNLWNEGKAEIMIDSTITGNCLLDEVILCIHVALLCVQENLNDRPLMSDVVLILEKGSKSLPAPNRPAYFAQRNNNEVEQGRNGSQGAQNSNNTVTLTDLEGR from the exons ATGGATTGGCCAGCTTCAGCTTCCACTTGCATCGCCTTCGTCTTCTTGATTTCATGGCCGTCACTGTGCGCCTCCGATGACCGGCTTGCCATCGGCAAGACGCTGTCTCCCGGCGCAACCCTCgtctccgacggcggcgccttCGCCATGGGCTTCTTTTCGCCGTCGTCCAACTCCACTAATGCTACCTCGTCGGGACTTTACCTCGGAATATGGTACAACAACATCCCCAAGCTCACCGTCGTGTGGGTCGCCGACCAGGCGGCGCCCATCGCCGACcatccttcctccccggcctcCACGCTCGCCGTTGCTAGAGACGGCAACCTGGTCTTGTCCGATGGCGCCACCGGCCGCGTCCTTTGGAAGACTAACGTCACCGCCGGCGTGAACTCGTCGGCGTCATcgggaggaggagtcggtgctgtGGCGGTGCTCGCGAACTCCGGCAACCTCGTGCTCCGGCTGCCGGACGGCACCGCCTTGTGGGAGACGTTCGAGCACCCCGGCAACGCGTTCCTGCCCGGCATGAAGATCGGCGTCACCTACcggacgcgcggcggcgtgcggctggTCTCATGGAAGGGCGCCACCGACCCGTCGCCGGGGAACTTCTCCTTCGGCGGCGACCCGGACCGGCCGCTGCAGGTGGTCATCTGGAAAGGCTCGCGCGTGTACTGGCGCACCAACCCATGGAAGGGCTACATGGTGGACAGCAACTACCAGAAGGGCGGCAGGTCGGCGATCTACACCGCCGTCGTGTCCACCGACGAGGAGATCTACGCCGCGTTCACACTGTCCGACGGCGCGCCGCCGATGCAGTACACGCTGGGCTACGCCGGCGACCTCCGCCTGCAGAGCTGGAGCAACGAGACGTCGTCGTGGGCCACGCTCGCCAAGTACCCCACCCGCGCGTGCAGCGTGTTCGGCTCCTGCGGCCCGTTCGGCTACTGCGGCGACGTCACGGCCACCGCCTCGACGTGCTACTGCCTCCCGGGGTTCGagccggcgagcgccgccggcTGGAGCCGCGGCGAGTTCACGCTCGGGTGCCGCCGGAGGGAGGCGGTGCGGTGCGGCGACGGGTTCGTGGCGGTGGCGAACCTGAAGCTGCCCGACTGGTACCTGCACGTGGGCAACCGGAGCTACGACGAGTGCGCGGCGGAGTGCCGCCGGAACTGCTCCTGCGTGGCGTACGCCTACGCCAACCTCACCGGGAGCTCCACGAGGGATGCGACGAGGTGTTTGGTTTGGGGCGGCGACTTGGTGGACATGGAGAAGGTGGTCGGGACATGGGGTGACTTTGGTGAGACGCTCTACCTCCGGCTTGCAGGTGCAGGTAT GAAGCCAAGGACAAGTGCACTGAGATTTGCACTTCCAATAGTTTTAGCAAGTGTTCTTATACCCATATGCATTTTAATATGTGCTCCCAAGATCAAAG AAATTATCAAGAAAAAATATGGGGAGAATAACAAGAGGCGGGCCTTGCGAGTTTTGAGCATTTCTGATGAACTTGGGCAGGAAATCCCAGCCAAAGATCTTGAGTTTCCATTTGTTGAATATGACAAGATCCTAGTTGCAACAGACAACTTTTCTGAAGCATCTTTGATTGGAAAAGGAGGTTTTGGCAAAGTTTACAAG GGAGTGTTAGATGGCCGGGAAGTTGCAGTCAAAAGACTTAGCAGTTGGTCTGAACAAGGAATAGTGGAGTTCAGAAATGAGGTAGTCCTAATTGCCAAACTACAGCACAGAAACCTTGTTCGACTTGTCGGTTGCAGCATCGAAGGAGATGAAAAGTTGCTGATTTATGAGTATATGCCCAACAAGAGCTTGGATGCTTCTCTTTTCA AGGGTAAAATAAAATCAGTGTTGGACTGGTCTACACGGTTCAAGATCGTCAAAGGGATTGCCCGAGGACTTCTTTACCTCCATCAAGATTCAAGATTAACAATTATCCATAGAGATCTTAAGGCAAGCAACATTTTGCTGGATGCAGAGATGAACCCGAAGATTTCAGATTTTGGTATGGCAAGGATTTTCGGCAACAACCAGCAAAAGGAAGTCACTAAACGAGTTGTTGGAACATA TGGCTATATGGCTCCTGAATATGCCATGGGGGGTATCTTTTCAATGAAGTCCGATGTCTACAGCTTCGGCATTTTACTTCTAGAGATAGTAAGCGGTTCTAAGATAAGCTCTATTGATCTCATTGAGGACTCCCCAAATCTTCCAGTCTAT GCATGGAATCTATGGAATGAAGGGAAGGCAGAGATTATGATAGACTCAACTATCACTGGAAACTGCTTACTGGATGAAGTCATTCTTTGCATCCATGTGGCACTCCTGTGTGTTCAGGAGAATCTCAATGACAGGCCACTCATGTCAGATGTTGTGCTCATCTTGGAGAAAGGAAGCAAGTCACTCCCAGCTCCAAATAGACCGGCTTATTTTGCACAAAGGAACAACAATGAAGTAGAGCAAGGAAGAAATGGTAGCCAGGGCGCTCAGAATTCTAACAACACCGTGACTCTCACAGATCTAGAGGGACGATGA